A genomic region of Methanosarcina thermophila TM-1 contains the following coding sequences:
- a CDS encoding DUF3160 domain-containing protein yields MIYRTKPVVTRLILLILLASLLTGGCLEQSSGLSFENKSEIKERNSPSEFSSVSRLITEEVNLSGSGTENSPIAGNYRLEALNIKLKAPSYELPLHRDEISNYKKFSGKIPLNDSALKMLESNGFVVIENPYNPGEEDITSMYSTLKEKEVPIFITTDSLLHLYHIQFDETLRQIEEKEFYNMLWQTDFDLLNASIERYNTASGEEKEAARRNAAYFAVALSLLQPKPAQVQKTAGPYGFVKESLFPAGAEEQYKFEIPDFVKKEVETELALIEAHRGFELSPIFNYKEDYSQYIPRGHYTRSEKLQNYFRAFMWHGRMSMLLKDKLIESKDPAKDARIQTIQASLIASELEDKPDLLENWDRIYEVTAFYVGFSDDFGPYEYMEAMNSVFGNEERKFDETKVEELKTTLAEYQSPKIYGGTGNCVIEPPFTPGQADECLENTAGFRFMGQRFIPDSYIFSNLVGAYTGEYKGQYTENETPFTLVISRAGVPVRGFPRGLDTMALLGSERAVYWLDELNDSSYKNYSTQYGKLESEFSNFSAAEWNRNLYWSWLYSLQSLLKDYGEGYPTFMQTDAWQDKELNTALASWTELRHDTILYAKQSYTAVATSAPMLPEEKPVVGYVEPVPDFYARLLALTKMTNQGLDEMGVLDPVSKARLTNLENILSRLQAISEKELKNEELTAEDYEFIKNFGDQLEGTIGKVDEKARKTTVVADVHTDSNTETVLEEGVGYVDMLVVAYKLPDGRILLGAGPVMSHYEFKQPVSERLTDEKWREMLEVNPPERPEWTSTYIS; encoded by the coding sequence ATGATATACCGAACAAAGCCAGTTGTAACCCGTTTAATTCTCTTAATCCTTTTAGCTTCCCTCCTTACAGGGGGGTGCCTGGAGCAGAGTTCCGGGTTGAGCTTTGAAAACAAGTCCGAAATAAAAGAAAGAAATAGTCCAAGCGAATTTTCTTCTGTAAGCCGCCTGATAACCGAAGAAGTAAATCTCTCCGGTTCCGGGACAGAAAACTCCCCTATTGCAGGAAATTACAGGCTTGAAGCCCTCAATATTAAGTTAAAAGCGCCTTCTTATGAGCTGCCCCTGCACAGGGACGAGATCTCAAACTACAAAAAATTCTCAGGCAAGATCCCTCTGAACGATTCAGCCCTTAAAATGCTGGAAAGTAACGGTTTCGTTGTAATCGAAAACCCTTACAATCCAGGTGAAGAGGATATAACCTCGATGTATTCGACCCTAAAGGAAAAAGAGGTTCCTATCTTCATTACCACAGACTCCCTGCTGCACCTCTACCATATTCAGTTTGATGAGACTCTTCGCCAGATCGAAGAAAAGGAGTTTTACAATATGCTCTGGCAGACTGATTTTGACCTGTTAAATGCTTCTATCGAGAGGTATAATACCGCCTCAGGGGAAGAAAAAGAAGCAGCAAGAAGAAACGCAGCCTACTTTGCAGTAGCTCTGAGCCTGCTTCAACCGAAACCCGCACAGGTACAGAAAACAGCAGGTCCTTATGGTTTCGTTAAAGAGTCCCTTTTCCCTGCAGGTGCAGAAGAGCAATATAAGTTTGAGATTCCAGATTTCGTAAAAAAAGAAGTTGAAACCGAACTTGCCCTTATTGAGGCACATAGAGGTTTTGAGCTTTCTCCCATATTCAATTATAAGGAGGATTATTCCCAGTATATTCCTCGAGGTCACTATACCAGATCCGAGAAGCTGCAAAACTATTTCAGGGCATTTATGTGGCACGGCAGGATGAGTATGCTCCTGAAAGATAAATTGATTGAATCCAAAGACCCTGCAAAAGACGCCCGCATCCAGACTATTCAGGCAAGCCTCATCGCTTCAGAGCTCGAAGATAAGCCTGACCTCTTAGAGAACTGGGATCGGATCTATGAGGTTACAGCCTTTTATGTGGGCTTTTCAGATGACTTTGGCCCATACGAGTATATGGAAGCTATGAATTCGGTATTTGGCAATGAGGAAAGGAAATTCGACGAAACAAAGGTTGAAGAACTGAAAACCACACTTGCTGAATACCAGAGCCCGAAAATTTATGGCGGCACCGGAAATTGTGTTATTGAGCCGCCCTTTACCCCCGGGCAGGCGGATGAATGCCTCGAAAACACTGCAGGCTTCCGTTTTATGGGACAGCGCTTTATTCCGGACTCCTATATATTCTCAAATCTGGTAGGAGCTTATACAGGGGAATATAAGGGACAATATACTGAAAACGAGACCCCGTTTACTCTTGTAATCTCAAGAGCCGGAGTGCCTGTTCGCGGCTTCCCTCGCGGACTTGATACCATGGCTCTCCTGGGCTCGGAAAGGGCTGTTTACTGGCTCGATGAACTAAATGATTCAAGTTACAAGAATTACAGCACCCAGTATGGAAAGCTGGAATCGGAATTCTCAAACTTCAGCGCAGCCGAGTGGAACAGGAACCTCTACTGGTCCTGGCTCTATTCCCTTCAGTCCCTCCTGAAAGATTACGGTGAAGGCTATCCGACCTTTATGCAGACCGATGCCTGGCAGGACAAAGAACTGAATACGGCTCTTGCTTCCTGGACCGAACTAAGGCATGATACAATCCTCTATGCCAAGCAGAGTTACACTGCAGTTGCAACCTCAGCGCCAATGCTTCCTGAAGAAAAACCTGTAGTGGGTTATGTTGAGCCTGTACCCGATTTCTACGCCCGCCTGCTTGCCTTAACAAAAATGACAAACCAGGGTCTGGATGAAATGGGCGTGCTTGATCCGGTTTCAAAGGCAAGGCTTACAAATCTTGAAAATATCCTGTCAAGGCTTCAGGCTATCTCTGAAAAAGAACTCAAAAATGAAGAACTGACAGCCGAAGATTATGAGTTTATCAAAAATTTCGGGGATCAGCTTGAAGGTACAATAGGGAAAGTTGACGAGAAAGCCAGAAAAACTACAGTCGTGGCTGATGTCCATACCGACTCAAATACAGAGACCGTTCTTGAAGAAGGCGTTGGGTATGTTGACATGCTGGTGGTAGCATATAAGCTCCCGGACGGCAGAATTCTTCTGGGAGCCGGACCCGTTATGAGCCATTACGAGTTCAAGCAGCCAGTATCCGAGCGCCTGACCGATGAAAAATGGAGGGAAATGCTTGAGGTGAATCCACCCGAAAGGCCCGAGTGGACTTCCACATACATTTCATAA
- a CDS encoding DUF2124 family protein — protein sequence MPIINTSQGVGGILNSFKSLVEGAERITFVGTPGFCTPFAELLGFVVRDRELAFISSQDFEKARSIFMDYEGMQLGKLTDPHADVVVLLGGLAMPKIGITPEKAKEVARKILEGSEKGKIIGVCFQSAFMKQKWDEVINFDYIINSDLAVEVLEV from the coding sequence ATGCCGATAATAAACACTTCACAGGGAGTTGGAGGCATCCTTAACAGTTTCAAGAGCCTTGTCGAAGGTGCAGAGAGGATTACTTTTGTGGGAACTCCAGGGTTCTGTACTCCATTTGCCGAACTTCTCGGTTTCGTGGTGCGGGATCGGGAGCTTGCTTTTATCTCCAGCCAGGATTTTGAGAAAGCCAGATCTATCTTTATGGATTATGAAGGTATGCAGCTTGGGAAGCTCACGGATCCTCATGCCGATGTTGTTGTCCTTCTCGGTGGGCTTGCAATGCCAAAGATCGGAATAACTCCAGAAAAAGCAAAAGAAGTCGCCAGGAAAATTCTTGAGGGCTCGGAAAAAGGTAAAATCATTGGGGTCTGTTTCCAGTCTGCATTCATGAAGCAGAAATGGGATGAGGTTATCAACTTTGATTATATCATCAATTCTGACCTAGCGGTTGAGGTGCTGGAAGTCTGA
- the mch gene encoding methenyltetrahydromethanopterin cyclohydrolase, with protein MISVNEMGSYVIEEMLDWGEDLKTEVLKLENGATVIDCGVKAEGGYEAGMYLARLCLADLADLKYTTFDLKGLKWPAIQVATDNPVIACMASQYAGWRISVGDYFGMGSGPARALSLKPKELYEEIGYEDDYEAAVLVMESDKLPDEKVVEYIAKHCSVDPENVMIAVAPTASIAGSVQISARVVETGIHKLESIGFDINCIKSGYGIAPIAPIVGNDVQCMGSTNDCVIYCGETNYTVYFDGELAELEEFVKKVPSKTSRDFGKPFYQTFKEANFDFFKVDAGMFAPARLTVNDLKSTKTISSGGLYPEILLQSFGIRQV; from the coding sequence TTGATAAGCGTCAACGAAATGGGATCATATGTCATCGAAGAGATGCTCGACTGGGGCGAAGATCTGAAAACTGAAGTGCTCAAGCTCGAAAACGGGGCTACGGTTATAGATTGTGGAGTTAAAGCTGAGGGTGGATACGAAGCTGGAATGTACCTGGCAAGACTCTGCCTGGCTGATCTTGCTGATCTCAAATATACTACTTTTGACTTGAAAGGTCTCAAATGGCCTGCCATCCAGGTAGCAACCGACAATCCCGTAATTGCCTGTATGGCTTCCCAGTATGCAGGCTGGAGAATTTCCGTGGGCGATTATTTTGGAATGGGTTCAGGCCCTGCGCGTGCTCTTAGCTTAAAACCGAAGGAACTCTATGAAGAAATCGGGTATGAGGATGACTACGAAGCTGCTGTCCTGGTTATGGAATCCGATAAGCTTCCTGATGAAAAGGTTGTGGAATACATTGCAAAACACTGCAGCGTGGATCCCGAAAATGTAATGATTGCCGTTGCTCCTACAGCCTCTATTGCCGGTTCTGTCCAGATCTCAGCTCGCGTTGTAGAAACCGGAATCCATAAGCTTGAATCCATTGGTTTTGATATCAACTGCATTAAAAGTGGATACGGGATCGCACCGATTGCCCCGATTGTTGGAAACGATGTGCAGTGCATGGGGTCAACCAATGATTGTGTAATCTATTGTGGCGAAACAAATTACACTGTTTATTTTGATGGGGAACTGGCTGAGCTTGAGGAATTCGTAAAGAAGGTGCCTTCCAAAACCTCCAGAGACTTCGGAAAGCCTTTCTACCAGACCTTCAAAGAAGCAAACTTTGATTTCTTTAAAGTTGACGCAGGAATGTTCGCCCCTGCAAGGCTTACAGTGAACGACCTTAAGAGCACGAAAACAATTTCTAGCGGTGGACTCTATCCGGAAATCCTGCTTCAGTCCTTTGGAATAAGGCAGGTTTAA
- a CDS encoding class I SAM-dependent methyltransferase, whose product MYGVIRVPSEKGEEFRRKTVEKKILDTSRKIRKLQTKEGVFLEIPVTEAAGENIEGFPVIEQENPEFSRKPCSIKKYLKDSLSEAELACVPAGWQILGDVIIVSIPETLENKKVKIAEALLSMYPRCRTVVRDFGIEGQFRQPKRELLLGSGTETIHKEHGCFFKQDVTKVMYSKGNLEERKRMSRLGGEEVVVDMFAGIGYFSIPMAVYSRPKKIIGIEINPESFAYLKENIRLNKVEKIYIPICGDCSKAAPEGIADRVLMGYVGTTHHYLEPAIKALKKSGGILHYHETVPEHLARTRPQERIRRAAYALGRKVEILETRRIKKYSPGVLHVVVDARIFE is encoded by the coding sequence ATGTACGGAGTAATCAGGGTTCCCTCGGAAAAAGGGGAAGAATTCAGGAGAAAGACAGTTGAGAAAAAAATTCTGGATACTTCAAGAAAAATCCGAAAACTCCAGACCAAAGAAGGAGTTTTTCTTGAGATCCCTGTCACAGAGGCTGCAGGCGAAAATATTGAAGGTTTTCCGGTTATTGAACAGGAAAATCCAGAATTCTCTAGAAAGCCCTGCTCCATCAAAAAATACCTTAAAGATTCTCTTTCCGAAGCCGAACTTGCATGCGTCCCTGCAGGCTGGCAGATTCTGGGAGATGTGATAATAGTCAGCATACCTGAAACTCTGGAAAATAAAAAAGTAAAGATAGCTGAAGCTCTGCTCTCGATGTATCCCAGGTGCAGGACAGTTGTAAGGGACTTTGGAATTGAAGGACAGTTCCGCCAGCCAAAAAGAGAACTTCTGCTTGGCAGTGGAACCGAGACCATCCATAAAGAGCACGGCTGCTTCTTTAAGCAGGATGTTACAAAAGTGATGTACTCCAAAGGCAACCTTGAAGAAAGAAAACGGATGAGCAGATTGGGGGGAGAGGAAGTTGTAGTGGACATGTTTGCAGGGATAGGGTATTTTTCAATTCCCATGGCTGTGTATTCCAGGCCAAAAAAAATAATTGGGATTGAAATTAATCCTGAGTCCTTTGCCTACCTGAAAGAAAACATCAGGCTGAATAAGGTAGAGAAAATCTATATCCCTATCTGCGGGGATTGCTCAAAGGCTGCCCCGGAAGGAATAGCTGACCGTGTGCTCATGGGATATGTGGGAACAACACACCACTATTTAGAGCCAGCTATAAAAGCCCTGAAAAAAAGCGGTGGGATTCTTCATTATCACGAGACAGTCCCGGAGCACCTTGCCAGAACTCGACCACAGGAAAGGATAAGGAGAGCTGCATACGCACTTGGAAGGAAAGTGGAGATTCTGGAGACACGCAGGATTAAAAAATACTCTCCAGGCGTCCTGCACGTCGTTGTGGATGCCCGGATATTTGAATGA
- a CDS encoding DUF6141 family protein — protein MEQRETYLIYREVQDLRNNFFLVTVLYPALLLWYIHIHILVFGKPVGIQNVPSTYLFMLWVIFGLFFPLIYYRTKHITEVRSDGIYIRLVPLSLSFKKIPFYILEECKIKVCDPLTGEESDVSQSSKKVSPVVILKLISGERMIISSSKPEELCSAIRQAAAQY, from the coding sequence ATGGAACAGCGGGAAACATATTTGATTTACCGAGAGGTTCAGGATCTGCGCAATAATTTTTTCCTGGTTACTGTCCTTTATCCTGCACTCCTGCTTTGGTATATCCATATCCATATCCTTGTCTTCGGGAAACCTGTTGGGATCCAGAATGTTCCCAGTACATACCTGTTTATGCTCTGGGTTATCTTCGGGTTATTTTTTCCTCTTATATATTACCGTACAAAGCACATAACCGAGGTCAGAAGTGATGGAATATACATTCGCCTGGTGCCCCTGAGCCTTTCCTTCAAGAAGATTCCCTTCTATATACTGGAAGAATGCAAAATTAAGGTTTGTGACCCTCTTACAGGAGAAGAATCTGATGTTTCCCAATCTTCCAAAAAAGTTAGCCCGGTTGTAATCCTGAAACTTATCTCAGGAGAAAGAATGATTATCAGTTCAAGTAAACCCGAAGAACTCTGCAGTGCAATTAGACAAGCTGCAGCACAATATTGA
- a CDS encoding exodeoxyribonuclease III — protein MSCRYNLISWNVNGLRAAIKKGFLELLLGQKFDIVCIQETKVSPDKLPREAKNIPGYYNYFVSAEKNGYSGVGIFSKKKPLNIETGMGIRKFDREGRFLRADYEDFILMNIYFPNGKASQERLEYKMDFYEAFLDYANTLKAEGKKLVICGDVNTAHKEIDLARPKQNEMISGFLPEERAWMDKFIAAGYIDTFRMFNSEGGNYTWWSMRTDSRKRNVGWRLDYFFVSENLQDNVKSSSIYSDIMGSDHCPIGLELEF, from the coding sequence ATGTCTTGCCGCTACAATCTCATTTCCTGGAACGTAAATGGCCTTCGGGCTGCAATAAAGAAAGGTTTTCTTGAGCTTCTGCTGGGACAGAAATTTGATATTGTCTGTATTCAAGAAACTAAAGTTTCTCCTGATAAACTCCCCAGAGAAGCCAAAAATATCCCAGGTTATTATAATTACTTTGTTTCAGCAGAAAAAAACGGCTACAGTGGGGTCGGAATCTTCTCGAAGAAAAAGCCCTTGAATATCGAAACCGGCATGGGGATAAGAAAATTTGATAGGGAAGGACGCTTCCTTAGAGCTGATTACGAAGACTTCATCTTAATGAATATCTATTTTCCTAACGGCAAAGCCTCCCAGGAGCGCCTGGAATACAAAATGGATTTTTATGAAGCCTTTTTAGATTACGCAAACACCCTCAAAGCCGAGGGGAAAAAGCTTGTGATCTGCGGGGACGTAAACACCGCCCATAAGGAGATTGACCTTGCCCGTCCCAAACAAAATGAAATGATATCCGGTTTTCTTCCTGAAGAGCGAGCTTGGATGGATAAATTCATTGCAGCTGGCTATATTGACACCTTCCGCATGTTCAATTCTGAAGGCGGAAATTATACCTGGTGGTCAATGAGAACGGATTCACGAAAAAGAAACGTCGGCTGGCGTCTGGATTATTTCTTTGTCAGTGAAAACCTGCAAGACAACGTTAAATCTTCTTCGATTTACTCTGATATTATGGGCTCGGATCACTGCCCTATCGGACTCGAACTTGAATTTTAA
- a CDS encoding cache domain-containing protein → MDLIKIACVMLAVALFLGILTSGDKDEVPPVSPEIESETISSDVAGVAGTVQAEEKGEMHVPAVSRPAQDPLILEKGESKLAAERRNIESKVKATVRLLEAQGEKLFPSFREKGSPWYQDSFCIFVWNEDGTLVVCPPDPSREGKNIKELRDADGKPIGELLMETALSEKGEGWIEYNWKDKNNSEPYHKCTFVKKASSEGKTYIVGADLYLENYIVCRNLEACEYTDEPGNPQIAELLNPVSLDRNLELDCSLAHSVIEPGKNTTSHVVKTPEIHYILEGEGLLCIDGIPVEIHPDQFIYIPAGSVQTTYNTGNIALKFLIINQPARSEQSVELL, encoded by the coding sequence ATGGATTTGATAAAAATTGCCTGTGTTATGCTTGCAGTTGCACTCTTTCTGGGAATCCTTACCAGCGGGGATAAGGATGAAGTGCCACCAGTCTCGCCCGAGATTGAAAGTGAAACCATAAGCTCAGATGTCGCCGGGGTAGCCGGTACAGTGCAGGCTGAGGAAAAAGGTGAAATGCATGTGCCTGCTGTTTCAAGACCTGCACAAGATCCCCTTATTCTGGAAAAGGGGGAAAGTAAGCTTGCAGCCGAAAGAAGGAATATCGAAAGCAAGGTAAAAGCTACAGTCAGACTGCTTGAAGCCCAGGGCGAAAAACTGTTTCCCTCATTCCGGGAAAAGGGTTCTCCCTGGTACCAGGATAGCTTCTGTATTTTTGTCTGGAATGAGGATGGGACCCTGGTAGTCTGTCCTCCTGACCCGAGCCGTGAGGGCAAAAATATCAAAGAGCTTAGAGATGCAGACGGCAAGCCAATAGGAGAACTCCTTATGGAAACAGCCCTGAGCGAAAAAGGCGAGGGCTGGATTGAGTACAACTGGAAGGATAAGAATAATTCCGAGCCTTACCACAAGTGTACTTTCGTCAAAAAGGCTTCCTCAGAGGGAAAAACCTACATTGTAGGGGCTGACCTCTATCTGGAAAATTACATCGTTTGCAGGAACCTTGAAGCGTGCGAATACACAGATGAGCCGGGAAACCCTCAAATTGCCGAACTCCTGAACCCTGTAAGTCTCGATAGGAACCTTGAGCTTGACTGCAGCCTCGCACATTCTGTTATAGAACCCGGGAAAAACACCACATCCCATGTGGTGAAAACTCCTGAAATCCATTATATCCTTGAAGGCGAAGGCTTGCTTTGTATTGACGGAATTCCGGTAGAGATACACCCGGATCAGTTCATATATATCCCTGCGGGTTCGGTTCAGACCACATACAATACCGGAAATATAGCTCTAAAATTCCTGATAATAAATCAGCCTGCCCGGTCAGAACAGAGCGTAGAACTGCTTTAA
- a CDS encoding peptidase U32 family protein, protein MLKSSMPELVVGVRNLSGLEACSRYADAVYFSTDKLSLRAKAREITLETLDDFVCEVKSRGLKAYLAVNSIVNEGRLADASNVITAASNAGVDAIIAWDPAVILRARKAGLQIHISTQTNISNHETANFYRSLGAERVVLSRELSLEEIRNISQRTDVEIETFVHGAMCMAISGRCHLSAYALGKSGNCGECTQPCRWEWELHGENGLVAASFGKYLLSAKDLCMIGHIPELLEAGITAFKVEGRLRNPGYLETVSRCYREAINACREGSYTPEKIEIWKKELASVYNRGFSTGFYFGVPGLEGFSPEKDMNASKKQRRAVGVIENYYPKQKAAAVRLVEAGLAVGDEIVIEGNTTYLRQRIRSLMKKGEALERVEKGDLIGLAVDEPVRKNDRIFIIG, encoded by the coding sequence ATGCTTAAAAGTTCAATGCCTGAACTCGTTGTGGGAGTCAGGAATCTATCAGGGCTTGAAGCCTGTTCACGATATGCCGATGCAGTTTACTTTTCAACCGATAAACTCAGTCTCAGGGCTAAAGCAAGGGAGATTACTCTGGAAACTCTTGACGATTTTGTTTGTGAGGTAAAAAGCAGGGGGCTCAAGGCTTATCTGGCTGTAAACTCGATAGTAAATGAGGGAAGGCTTGCGGATGCATCGAATGTGATAACTGCAGCTTCAAATGCAGGAGTTGACGCAATTATTGCCTGGGATCCGGCTGTAATTCTCAGGGCGCGGAAAGCTGGGCTTCAAATCCATATCTCCACGCAGACAAACATTTCCAACCATGAAACTGCAAATTTTTATCGCAGCCTCGGAGCAGAACGGGTTGTACTTTCGAGGGAGCTTTCCCTTGAAGAGATAAGGAATATAAGCCAGCGGACTGATGTGGAAATTGAAACTTTTGTCCACGGGGCAATGTGCATGGCAATCTCAGGCCGATGTCACCTCTCCGCTTACGCTCTCGGGAAATCTGGAAACTGCGGGGAATGCACACAGCCCTGCCGCTGGGAGTGGGAGCTTCATGGGGAAAATGGGCTTGTTGCAGCAAGTTTTGGAAAGTACCTTCTCAGTGCAAAAGATCTCTGTATGATAGGGCATATACCCGAACTTCTTGAAGCTGGCATAACTGCCTTCAAGGTGGAAGGGCGGCTGCGGAATCCAGGCTACCTTGAAACGGTTTCCCGCTGCTACAGGGAGGCAATTAATGCCTGTAGAGAAGGAAGCTATACTCCCGAGAAAATAGAAATCTGGAAAAAAGAACTTGCTTCAGTCTATAACAGGGGCTTTTCTACTGGTTTCTATTTTGGGGTTCCAGGTCTTGAGGGCTTTTCTCCTGAGAAAGATATGAATGCCTCGAAAAAGCAGCGCAGGGCTGTTGGAGTAATTGAGAACTATTACCCGAAACAGAAGGCTGCTGCCGTCAGACTTGTTGAGGCAGGGCTTGCGGTTGGGGATGAGATTGTAATTGAAGGAAACACCACATATTTAAGACAGAGAATCCGTTCCTTGATGAAAAAAGGCGAGGCTCTTGAAAGAGTTGAAAAAGGAGATCTCATTGGCCTTGCGGTTGACGAGCCAGTTCGGAAGAATGACCGGATTTTCATAATAGGTTGA
- a CDS encoding carboxymuconolactone decarboxylase family protein, with amino-acid sequence MEKAIKEIKEIKGFLPRSIVYAGKINEDFAEGIAGFYKAVWEEREGGISTKQKHLIVFAIACSNNNIQSAVKILERLHKFGATKTEIYDAMMLAAWTGGIQSFTDFSSVILKEMERLGY; translated from the coding sequence ATGGAGAAGGCAATTAAAGAAATAAAGGAAATAAAAGGGTTTTTGCCCAGATCTATTGTGTATGCAGGAAAGATAAACGAAGACTTTGCCGAAGGAATAGCAGGCTTTTATAAAGCAGTCTGGGAGGAAAGAGAAGGCGGAATTTCTACAAAGCAGAAGCATCTCATTGTCTTTGCTATAGCCTGCTCCAACAATAATATCCAGAGTGCAGTTAAAATCCTGGAAAGGCTTCATAAGTTCGGAGCTACAAAAACCGAGATATACGATGCCATGATGCTCGCAGCCTGGACAGGCGGAATCCAGAGTTTCACAGATTTCAGTTCAGTCATACTTAAGGAAATGGAAAGATTGGGTTACTGA